Genomic segment of Dehalococcoidia bacterium:
GGGGACGTCATCCACGTCCTGTTCCACCTCTAGCGGCGGAGCGAGCCCACCCAGCCGGGCACGGAGGCGTTGGGGACGGCGTCGTAGTAGGGGATGTAGGGCTTCAGGTCCAACACCGGCGTCCCGTCGATGGCGTCCAGTCCCACCACCCGCAGCACGTTGTCCCGCACCGAAAGGAGGCGCACCACCGACAGGCCCAGCGGGTTGGGGCGGAGCTGGCTCCGGGTGGCGAAGAGGCCCTGCAGGGGCAGGTCCTCTCGGTCACGGGGATGGAGCTGGAGACGGGAGCCGCGCAACTCGTCGGGGATCAGGTGCAGCCAGAAGAGGACATAGATATGGGAGTAGAGGTCCAGCCCCAACAGGGCCGGTGCCAGTTCGGGTCGGAGCACGATGCGCGACTCCACCGCCTCCCACCCCTCGGCCATGGGCCGCGACACGCGGTTGCGGACTACCCCGACGGGCTGCAGGGTCACCTCAGGCAATGCCCCTGGCTCCTCAGGCTGCGGCTCCAGCAACCTCCTGAGCCAG
This window contains:
- the tsaA gene encoding tRNA (N6-threonylcarbamoyladenosine(37)-N6)-methyltransferase TrmO yields the protein MLDWLRRLLEPQPEEPGALPEVTLQPVGVVRNRVSRPMAEGWEAVESRIVLRPELAPALLGLDLYSHIYVLFWLHLIPDELRGSRLQLHPRDREDLPLQGLFATRSQLRPNPLGLSVVRLLSVRDNVLRVVGLDAIDGTPVLDLKPYIPYYDAVPNASVPGWVGSLRR